One window of the Babesia microti strain RI chromosome IV, complete genome genome contains the following:
- a CDS encoding 20S proteasome subunit alpha 2 (overlaps_old_locusTagID:BBM_III09560), translating into MRRYPLKQVITNRCWVGICFAIGLDKMPGENEYNFSLTTFSPSGKLVQIEYALNGVAKGSPTIGIKAKDGVVIAAEKKMSSTLIDDNSFNKIEHFTENIGVVAAGMPADFRIVVKKGRKEAIKHKLQYGENIPGAQLVKKVASVMQEYTHSGGVRPFGISLLVASYDENGPQLFQIDPSGAYFPWKAAAIGSRMQSNKSFLERRHSNDLELEDAIHIAILTLKDCFEGELTNKNIEIGIVGKSKKFEILTPDIIADYLSEIN; encoded by the exons ATGAGACGGTACCCCCTAAAACAAGTAATAACAAACCGGTGTTGGGTTGGTATATGTTTTGCTATAGGTTTAGATAAAATGCCTGGTGAAAACgaatataatttttcacTAACGACATTTAGTCCATCTGGAAAATTAGTTCAAATAGAATATGCGCTGAATGGTGTGGCTAAAGGGTCACCCACAATTGGAATTAAAGCGAAAGACGGTGTTGTTATAGCTGCAGAAAAGAAGATGTCATCGACATTGATAGATGATAATTCAttcaacaaaattgaaCATTTTACAGAAAATATCGGAGTTGTAGCTGCGGGTATGCCTGCAGACTTCCGTATAGTAGTTAAGAAGGGCAGGAAGGAg GCTATAAAACATAAGTTACAATATGGAGAAAATATTCCCGGGGCGCAATTGGTTAAAAAGGTTGCGTCTGTTATGCAAGAATACACCCATTCTGGGGGAGTTAGACCTTTTGGTATATCACTTTTAGTTGCGTC ttatgATGAGAATGGGCCGCAGCTATTTCAAATTGATCCTTCAGGTGCATATTTTCCGTGGAAAGCAGCTGCAATCGGGAGTAGAATGCAAAGTAATAAGTCTTTTTTGGAAAGGAGGCATAGCAACGATTTAGAATTAGAGGATGCTATACACATTGCAATTTTGACACTAAAGGATTGCTTTGAAGGAGAATTAactaacaaaaatatagaaATCGGGATTGTTGGAAAAAGCAAAAAATTCGAAATTTTAACTCCCGACATCATAGCGGACTACCTCAGTGAGATCAATTAG
- a CDS encoding conserved Plasmodium protein, unknown function (overlaps_old_locusTagID:BBM_III09540), whose product MKIESFFQWRNFMKPKLPGGARIYNPPKFNLNEYGFRRFARKPPYFKFRRYQHPVITTNYQPLPIKYNRTIFINYSWDHATIVHQLKEDIEKEFKGIKVETIGNDEGMFSIQSESGKLLYKLGKDKKSTIVTPEICNLLHNSL is encoded by the exons ATGAAAATAGAGTCATTTTTCCAATGGCGTAATTTTATGAAgccaaaatt ACCTGGTGGAGCTCGTATTTATAATCCTcccaaatttaatttaaacgAATATGGATTTAGACGCTTCGCTAGGAAACCTCCATACTTTAAATTTAGAAGATATCAACATCCAGTGATCACTACCAACTACCAACCCCTGCCTATAAAATACAACCGAACtatattcatcaattattcGTGGGATCACGCCACTATTGTTCACCAATTAAAGGAGGATATTGAAAAGGAATTTAAGG GAATTAAAGTGGAAACAATAGGAAATGATGAGGGGATGTTTTCTATTCAATCTGAGTCTGGCAAATTACTTTATAAACTCGGGAAGGATAAAAAATCTACTATCGTAACGCCtgaaatttgcaatttattgcataattCATTGTAA
- a CDS encoding conserved Plasmodium protein, unknown function (overlaps_old_locusTagID:BBM_III09530) has product MHPFCVALGSLVEDSVQYVDLVKLTTLASTKSSYIVIGREAIYFLTKELELTFDKISFDDLQSLHLKDFDTLVIKFGTKITTWTIVVNDRKSLLNSLLAAYKTRSLLYFKNTNLPVFEVKEDAKEDEYSKHEDSKYALLFPNTKKITFCGYYFYVPDNFQDVTFMHGKILNMKSEFGSMKLQIMNPKPIGKYSIYDLSNLELYIISALEGFRARYINVTVLDRGIFDKKMNLNDDTSCWTGYYIYARTHTSLWAYYHLRRLYIPPLLDSYQDIIFEFTSESIIKNANSFFNRTTYPPDSIASNKRHVFFTDVIQANMDLLLYDYSFYSRISRLLSLKVTYHSLINDFSSSLIDLLIKGGSAFDVEITTCKSNMVRECSEFVNIIKLSVPGLSNQNVDGKDATMRRLRIFNKSLASHLAHTIDKGDKFGVGVIGKIIASNTNLNQKSIEGILHYFCHAIDRNLSSDYSQSTLNKIFEICTLSDLWHVKCQLQAEMLSLTINSYPFYCLLDSGYIFSKMPSTEAFVELLSAFMLVCDLDMKLIIVSRFLQTYNSFDNSLLPIVSSITKLLGKDISRKLTLHLLILATNSTCTNDEFKEEFIRHGIAEILPRILINHDSMVVEAALKLMINLTKNPDHIKAFISTGACKVVSDLFSSQENVCNLSDASAIIGQVCNYNFAKNHLFADCAEKISNLMLGGNTSPQVVFALYQLASCNFYNKYIIGEKVFPIVAKLLQCDDPLLFGNSLRLVIELAHCPQFSMREEIGLMMEAVSRFSMDKRFAELIDRFKYVISASTSSR; this is encoded by the exons ATGCACCCATTTTGTGTCGCTTTGGGTTCTTTGGTGGAGGATTCTGTACAATATGTCGATTTGGTCAAACTTACAACGCTCGCCTCCACCAAATCATCTTACATTGTTATAGGGAGGGAAG CAATCTATTTTCTGACCAAGGAATTGGAGTTGActtttgataaaatcagTTTCGATGATTTGCAGAGTCTGCATCTCAAAGATTTTGACACACTGGTTATTAAATTCGGCACTAAA ATAACAACATGGACAATCGTAGTTAACGATAGAAAATCGTTACTAAATTCGCTTTTAGCAGCATATAAAACTAGGTCATTACTCtatttcaaaaat ACAAATCTACCTGTGTTTGAGGTAAAAGAAGATGCCAAAGAGGATGAATATTCGAAGCATGAAGATTCAAAATACGCTCTACTTTTTCCTAATaccaaaaaaattacattttgtGGTTACTATTTTTACGTGCCGGATAATTTCCAAG ACGTGACATTTATGCATGGTAAAATCTTAAACATGAAATCGGAATTCGGTAGTATGAAATTACAGATAATGAACCCTAAACCAATCGGCAAATATTCTATTTACGATCTATCGAATTTGgaattatacataatatcTGCTCTAGAGGGATTTAGGGCTAGATATATCAATGTCACGGTTTTAGATCGTGgtatttttgacaaaaagATGAATTTGAACGACGATACTTCCTGCTGGACTGGATACTACATTTATGCCAGAACTCATACATCCCTCTGGGCCTATTATCATTTGAGACGATTGTACATCCCACCGCTGCTGGATTCTTACcaagatataatttttgagtTCACTTCAGAAAgcattattaaaaatgccAATTCGTTTTTTAATCGTACCACCTATCCTCCAGATTCAATCGCCTCCAACAAACGGCATGTCTTTTTTACCGACGTAATCCAAGCCAACATGGACTTGTTACTCTACGATTATAGCTTTTACAGCAGAATCTCTAGATTACTATCCTTGAAG GTTACATATCACTCTCTTATAAATGATTTCTCCTCTTCTCTAATTGATTTACTAATAAAAG GCGGATCTGCATTTGACGTTGAGATTACTACTTGCAAAAGTAACATGGTTAGAGAATGTTCAGAATTCGTTAACATCATAAAATTGAGTGTCCCTGGGCTATCTAACCAAAATGTTGATGGCAAAGATGCCACAATGAGGAGGTTAAGGATCTTTAACAAGTCATTGGCATCACATTTGGCGCATACAATTGATAAGG GTGATAAGTTTGGCGTCGGAGTTATTGGCAAGATTATCGCTAGCAATACAAACCTGAATCAGAAG TCAATTGAGGGAATCCTTCACTATTTTTGCCATGCAATTGATAGGAATCTCTCAAGCGATTACTCACAGAGTACCcttaacaaaatttttgaaatatgtACTCTATCCGATCTTTGGCATGTAAAGTGCCAACTACAAGCGGAGATGCTAtcattaacaataaattctTATCCTTTCTACTGTTTGTTAGATTCAggatatattttttcaaagaTGCCATC TACTGAAGCCTTCGTGGAGCTATTGTCAGCATTTATGCTCGTATGCGATCTTgatatgaaattgataattgtttCAAGATTCCTACAAACCTATAATTCATTCGATAACTCGTTATTGCCAATTGTATCTTCCATAACTAAATTGCTTGGTAAAGATATATCTAGGAAATTGACTTTACATCTACTAATATTAGCAACTAATTCCACATGTACAAACGATGAGTTTAAGGAGGAGTTTATAAGGCATGGGATTGCAGAAATTTTACCCAGAATTTTAATCAATCAT gacTCTATGGTCGTGGAAGCAGCGCTtaaattgatgataaacCTCACAAAAAATCCCGATCATATCAAGGCTTTCATCAGTACAGGAGCCTGTAAAGTTGTATCCGATCTATTTTCCAGCCAAGAAAATGTGTGTAATTTGTCGGATGCCTCCGCTATTATTGGACAAGTTTgcaattacaattttgcTAAGAACCATTTATTCGCGGATTGCGCCGAAAAGATTTCTAATTTGATGCTTGGCGGTAACACTAGCCCCCAAGTAGTCTTTGCATTATATCAATTGGCCAGTTGCAACTTTTACAACAAGTACATTATTGGTGAAAAGGTATTCCCCATAGTCGCCAAATTACTGCAATGTGATGATCCGCTTCTATTTGGAAATTCATTGAGATTGGTAATTGAACTTGCCCATTGTCCCCAATTTTCAATGAGAGAAGAGATTGGATTGATGATGGAGGCTGTTAGTAGGTTTTCTATGGACAAAAGATTTGCTGAACTTATCGATAGATTTAAATACGTGATATCAGCCTCGACCAGTAGTAGATAA
- a CDS encoding hypothetical protein (overlaps_old_locusTagID:BBM_III09545): protein MKYPFLANEISRLKSASDAERVIKKFVCVIPRLSGSMIACCINILSKRSDIVSHDYLRKITNKLITYDKDDKRPFLLKCLDVRDVCTILNSFSNLNYNNESFLNAASDRLNSCLDSITARESSNAIFSLTKLNPSSKLFLNKPIKQFVNTRDLTEQDTSMLITALCNRKNNRKRDVNLLIKAADSQKDHFSDQSLSNIVNSISKLACNSSDRDKYITFLNRLIPIISARLDNGGITVQGISNIANGYGKLGIKNEGLYYRIGCNLVNRILEFTPRGIINVLNAYAKIDYPHKNSFVVSAKYLIDKLDDFTPQCYGNVLAAFAKFNHNFKDQNITKFYKACSVKLCYVNDFSNYIPQNYCNILNGLAKVGVVDDKLFTNFSIQLENCDCKFAATDVSVLIKAYSKSSVLRKGFLAKFCTLAQQMSKEMSPMELSSSINSLDKIYRVDLSSPNSNFSPCDIVEMKNNVKNTLKSLLMTVKNKADENVQFRALDIKLIRKCIERLKLGDNESNISQSQVD, encoded by the coding sequence ATGAAGTATCCTTTCTTAGCTAATGAAATATCCCGTTTGAAATCAGCCTCGGACGCTGAAAGGGTAATTAAAAAGTTTGTTTGTGTAATCCCTAGGTTAAGTGGCTCCATGATCGCATGCTgtatcaatattttaagTAAAAGGAGTGACATAGTATCGCATGATTACCTCAGAAAGATAACCAATAAACTAATAACTTATGATAAGGATGACAAACGACcatttttactaaaatGCTTGGACGTTAGAGATGTATGcacaattttgaattccTTTTCcaacctaaattataacaatgaAAGTTTTTTAAACGCAGCTTCGGATAGATTAAATAGTTGTCTAGATTCAATTACGGCTAGGGAATCAAGTaatgcaattttttcaCTAACAAAGCTCAATCcatcatcaaaattatttttaaacaagcctataaaacaatttgtaaacaCAAGGGATCTCACTGAACAAGACACGTCTATGCTCATTACAGCATTATGTAACAGGAAGAATAATAGGAAAAGGGATGTTAATTTGTTGATTAAGGCGGCTGACTCTCAAAAGGATCATTTCTCAGATCAATCATTGTCAAACATTGTAAATTCTATCTCCAAGTTGGCGTGTAATTCATCGGATAGggataaatatataacatttttgaACAGATTAATCCCAATTATATCAGCTCGATTAGATAATGGAGGTATTACTGTACAGGGTATTTCCAATATTGCAAATGGGTATGGTAAATTGggaattaaaaatgaaggaTTGTACTATCGAATTGGTTGCAATTTGGTTAATAGAATATTAGAATTTACTCCTAGAggtataattaatgtttTAAATGCTTACGCTAAAATTGACTATCCCCACAAAAACAGTTTTGTTGTATCTGCCAAATATCTTATAGACAAATTGGACGATTTTACACCTCAGTGCTATGGCAACGTATTAGCCGCATTTGCAAAATTCAATCACAACTTCAAAGatcaaaatataacaaaattttataaagCTTGTTCGGTCAAATTATGTTATGTTAATGATTTCTCCAATTACATCCCgcaaaattattgcaacATATTGAATGGGTTGGCAAAAGTTGGCGTTGtagatgataaattattcacCAACTTCTCAATCCAATTGGAGAATTGCGATTGTAAATTCGCTGCGACGGATGTTTCCGTGTTGATAAAGGCATATTCAAAGTCCTCCGTATTGAGGAAGGGATTTTTAGCTAAATTTTGCACCCTGGCCCAACAGATGTCAAAGGAAATGTCACCCATGGAATTGTCATCATCTATCAATTCCCTAGACAAAATATACAGAGTGGACTTATCTAGTCCCAATTCTAACTTTAGTCCATGTGACATTGTAGAAATGAAAAacaatgtaaaaaatacattgaAAAGTTTGTTAATGACTGTGAAGAATAAGGCTGATgaaaatgtacaatttCGGGCTTTggatattaaattaattaggAAATGCATAGAAAGGTTGAAACTTGGAGATAATGAATCTAACATATCACAGTCGCAAGTTGACTAG
- a CDS encoding elongation factor EF-G (overlaps_old_locusTagID:BBM_III09525) — protein sequence MCVINYVKRSTAFKISFFCARQHNCHASLLVFRCLRYFSTGNLRNIGISAHIDCGKTTLTERILFYTGKIKQIHEVRGSDGVGAKMDSMELERERGITIQSAATFCSWKLNDETPIKDKDLTDGEPAGYNINIIDTPGHVDFTVEVERALKVLDGAIMLVCAVSGVQSQTLTVDRQMKRYEVPRLIFINKLDRDGADPLRSIEAVKKRLGINAVLLQIPIGLESKFCGVVDLITQRAYTFKGNWGEQVQVIDVPYDLKEQVIEHRNNLILSLADLDDDIANLYLDNKEIPIHLLYKVLRKCTIDRKISPVLMGSAKGNIGVQPLLDAVCRYLPSPLEIPQKAFIEDGSEIQLQCSDRLPFVGYAFKVLESVSNMGQLTFIRVYQGQLRQGMSLLINDGMGKRQSVKKLYKMHSNEVINEENAASGDIVAVSGLFCNSGMTLTDGRVKCSLGSMHIPELVVSFSIKTPNFQDLDKFSKAINRFQKEDPTFRVHTDPESKETIISGMGELHLSIYIERMRREYGIELKTGRPQVNFREAITKRVDYNYTHKIQSGGAGQYAKIIGYFEPIEDDPNDFMDVQFKSLLIGNDVPPNYVPAIQKGFMECAKKGLLCEKPLVNTRFVVSDGASHEVDSSEYSFKQAAIGAFKNFYLKGDPVILEPIMNVEALVPAEFQSATISLLTRKKGVITNTVRNGETIAIHANVALKDMFGFITDLRSATQGQGEFSMEFYQYQEMTQ from the exons ATGtgtgtaataaattatgtgaAACGGTCTACCgcatttaaaatatcttttTTTTGTGCTAGACAACACAATTGCCATGCTTCCCTATTGGTTTTCCGGTGTCTACGTTATTTTAGCACGGGCAATTTAAGAAACATAGGCATATCCGCCCATATTGACTGTGGTAAAACCACTTTAACGGAGAGAATCCTCTTTTACACGGGGAAAATCAAACAGATTCACGAAGTGCGGGGTTCAGATGGCGTAGGAGCCAAGATGGATTCCATGGAATTGGAGAGGGAACGTGGTATTACCATTCAATCAGCCGCTACTTTTTGTAGCTGGAAGCTCAACGATGAAACTCCAATCAAAGATAAAGATTTAACTGACGGAGAGCCAGCTG GAtacaatataaacataATAGATACTCCGGGACATGTGGATTTTACGGTAGAAGTAGAAAGAGCTTTGAAAGTTTTGGACGGTGCTATAATGTTGGTTTGTGCCGTTTCAGGAGTGCAAAGCCAAACGCTCACCGTGGATCGACAAATGAAGAGATATGAGGTACCTAGGTTgatttttatcaacaaattgGATCGAGACGGTGCGGATCCCCTGAGATCCATTGAAGCAGTCAAAAAAAGGCTTGGTATCAATGCTGTTTTACTGCAAATACCAATTGGATTGGAGTCTAAGTTTTGCGGTGTTGTGGATTTAATTACCCAACGTGCTTACACTTTTAAGGGTAATTGGGGTGAACAAGTTCAGGTAATTGATGTTCCCTATGATTTAAAGGAGCAAGTGATTGAACATCGCAATAATCTTATATTATCTTTGGCAGATCTGGATGATGATATAGCCAATTTGTACCTAGACAACAAAGAGATACCGATCCATTTGCTATACAAGGTACTAAGAAAGTGTACTATTGATCGCAAGATATCGCCGGTTTTAATGGGTTCGGCCAAAGGCAATATTGGCGTACAACCCTTATTGGACGCTGTATGCCGATATTTGCCTAGTCCGTTAGAAATACCCCAAAAGGCCTTCATAGAAGATGGGTCGGAAATACAATTGCAATGCAGTGATAGGTTGCCATTTGTGGGCTATGCTTTCAAGGTATTAGAATCTGTATCGAACATGGGTCAATTAACCTTTATCAGGGTCTATCAAGGACAATTGAGGCAAGGAATGTCATTGTTGATTAATGATGGTATGGGTAAAAGGCAATCTGTTAAAAAGCTGTACAAAATGCACTCCAATGAAGTAATTAATGAAGAAAATGCTGCATCCGGGGATATTGTTGCTGTTAGTGGATTGTTTTGCAACAGCGGCATGACTCTAACTGATGGGAGGGTTAAATGTTCACTCGGTTCAATGCATATTCCCGAACTAGTTGTTTCATTCTCTATTAAGACTCCAAATTTCCAG GATCTCGACAAATTTAGCAAGGCAATAAACAGATTTCAGAAAGAGGATCCAACGTTTCGAGTGCACACAGATCCAGAATCTAAGGAGACAATAATTTCCGGAATGGGAGAACTGCATTTATCTATCTACATTGAAAGAATGAGGAGAGAGTATGGAATTGAGCTCAAGACCGGGCGGCCTCAGGTCAATTTTAG AGAAGCAATAACCAAACGAGTCGATTACAATTACACACATAAGATACAATCAGGAGGCGCTGGTCAATATGCCAAGATAATTGGCTACTTTGAACCAATTGAGGATGAtccaaatgattttatggATGTTCAATTTAAGTCACTACTT ATTGGGAATGATGTGCCGCCAAATTATGTTCCGGCCATACAAAAGGGGTTCATGGAATGTGCTAAAAAGGGACTTTTATGCGAAAAACCCCTGGTGAACACTAGGTTCGTAGTAAGCGACGGTGCCAGCCACGAAGTGGATTCGTCTGAATACTCATTTAAGCAGGCAGCAATTGGCGCTTTTAA gaatttttatctaaaGGGCGACCCTGTGATTCTGGAACCAATAATGAACGTAGAAGCATTGGTGCCCGCGGAGTTTCAAAGTGCAACGATTTCATTGTTGACAAGAAAGAAGGGGGTTATTACCAATACCGTTAGGAATGGCGAAACTATTGCTATTCACGCAAATGTTGCTTTGAAGGATATGTTCGGATTTATAACCGATTTGAGGTCTGCTACACAG GGACAGGGCGAGTTTTCTATGGAATTTTACCAGTATCAGGAAATGACCCAATGA
- a CDS encoding conserved Plasmodium protein, unknown function (overlaps_old_locusTagID:BBM_III09535) produces MFSKFHGCGKYLNPSRNLNVQQKRIFKCIKKLKYTNTKPKAIEYFTKLEIATLFFQPMAVILLYFGLSWKLLQYTCDISSLSELSNSLLWLINKGVPPKRYIRDN; encoded by the exons ATGTTTAGCAAATTTCATGGGTgtggtaaatatttgaatccCAGTCGCAATTTGAATGTTCAACAGAaaagaatttttaaatgtattaaaaaattgaaatacaCAAATACAAAGCCTAAGGCGAtagaatattttacaaaactTGAAATCGCAACATTGTTTTTTCAGCCCATGGCAGTGATTTTACTTTATTTCGGTTTATCTTGGAAATTACTTCAGTACACCTGCGATATATCCAGT CTATCCGAGCTTTCAAATTCACTTCTTTGGCTAATAAACAAGGGGGTTCCCCCAAAACGATATATTAGGGATAACTGA
- a CDS encoding Sorting and assembly machinery component 50 homolog A (overlaps_old_locusTagID:BBM_III09565) — protein MTDPPIVNLNENKPLGDILVEFIGLNRISQSNFRRHVELIKSSTNVIELLQNINHTNQVLSQLGIFQPFERNGHEAYAFADIKRGANPGDVKVEISVKEQRPNCSFGANVDSRSNAGFEAKATIPGFMGYINNLELNANISGTSSNQLDCILNIPQPFGFNIYGSLQLFKTMQDNSYQSSFFADIKGLNLSLRDSKSRHCFSWGTSIRDLVPLYNDKRRASESILSSCGRSIKNSVKYKFHRDEIETDQVPISGNATSCSLEFGIAGGDSRFAKFEAEALYAKKLNDFMVFNLMASVGYLNHLPVYHKKSHLLDRFYFSGTSGSSRLFRGFSKLIGPFDTGFRNDDGQWKPCYDYLGGDYYSNVQITMYFLNKKVPFFQPMLCTNLGTLSSLKGSDLSNIYSQAANDLRASVGAGVSMNVGTGVWLECCISYPLLSQQNDVPSNVHIGLRFKPS, from the exons ATGACAGATCCCCCAAtagtaaatttgaatgaaaaCAAGCCTTTGGGGGATATCTTAGTTGAATTTATAGGACTAAATagaattt CCCAGTCTAACTTTCGGCGTCATGTAGAACTTATTAAATCTTCCACAAATGTTATCGAACtgttacaaaatataaatcaCACAAATCAA GTCCTTTCACAATTGGGAATATTTCAACCTTTCGAGCGAAATGGCCATGAAGCCTATGCTTTTGCCGATATAAAACGGGGTGCCAATCCAGGTGACGTGAAAGTGGAAATTAGTGTTAAAGAACAACGACCAAATTGCAGTTTTGGCGCAAATGTAGATTCTAGGAGCAATGCTGGTTTC gAAGCAAAGGCTACAATACCTGGATTCATGggatatattaataatttggaattaaATGCCAATATTTCAGGGACAAGTAGTAACCAATTGGAT tgtattttaaacattCCTCAACCTTTCGGATTCAATATTTATGGATCACTACAGTTGTTCAAGACCATGCAAGATAACTCATATCAATCATCCTTCTTTGCTGATATAAAGG GTCTAAATCTATCACTAAGAGATTCAAAATCAAGACATTGCTTTAGCTGGGGGACTTCAATTAGGGACCTAGTACCTCTGTATAACGATAAGAGAAGAGCATCAGAAAG CATTTTATCTAGTTGCGGTAGATCTATAAAAAATTCTGtgaaatacaaatttcacaGAGATGAAATTGAGACGGATCAAGTACCGATATCCGGAAATGCAACCAGTTGCTCATTG GAATTTGGAATTGCAGGGGGAGATTCAAGATTTGCCAAATTCGAAGCAGAAGCTCTTTACGCCAAAAAgttaaatgattttatggTTTTCAATCTAATGGCAAGTGTTGGTTATTTGAATCATTTACCCGTATACCACAAGAAAAGTCATTTGCTGGATCGGTTCTATTTTAGTGGTACATCAGGCAGCAGTCGTTTATTTCGCGGgttttctaaattaattggtCCTTTTGATACAG GGTTTAGAAATGATGATGGACAGTGGAAACCCTGTTATGATTATTTGGGCGGCGATTACTACAGTAACGTCCAAATAacaatgtattttttgaacaaaaaaGTCCCCTTTTTCCA GCCCATGTTGTGCACTAATCTTGGCACTCTATCATCCCTTAAAGGATCGGATTTATCGAATATTTACTCCCAAGCCGCAAACGATTTAAGAGCTTCAGTTGGTGCCGGAGTATCCATGAACGTTGGAACAGGGGTTTGGCTTGAATGTTGTATTTCTTATCCTTTATTATCACAACAAAATGATGTACCATCGAATGTTCATATTGGTCTCCGCTTTAAACCAAGCTGA
- a CDS encoding hypothetical protein (overlaps_old_locusTagID:BBM_III09550): MGYDAVIGDPLGNSDSHSDIGYKLPIISIPIKKWDYNKYLSTSFKIDSFFSDKCNVNGMWIRKSTSCEQRAIPSFMKTTESLHLNDTHDAGDLMNKKVIQVAIKNNTLKKTLKGNIHTNVDKLICSIYEAGIITPNEWNYTKEFNSAVKTLPENFDRHEIYNTCPVKLFIEKSEDFRCSKVVKPWINFFKKFGTHIITSILVGGQMLNMELYSDMTDKIVGKNLENGDSKSANKSNYKNLVSTKKSIFDQWSIGGVPKGKLFLGNSANMKGEYSNWAKSVYENPMPIHCGLEEIFAISDEKAFKKLLKPYRNAIKYYYELLGPPNKVGNMSMGVFNSLNKLVITVLIHKLSGMSMIIQHGKYPFSHCKDNEEVVAGFSLQIVDDKMEFEQCESGRDGCMGKGEAESSFTFILCSKEPNELITSIAYNDQEVNCPDNYIIALGYTESIRHVKGENSVSRCNRGDRNCGSKGKNTWVMCVHESVPGIMNFKSENFTELDRLIRIFK; the protein is encoded by the exons ATGGGATATGACGCGGTAATTGGAGATCCTCTGGGAAATTCAGATTCACATTCTGACATAGGgtataaattaccaatCATATCAATTCCCATTAAGAAGTGggattataataaatatttatcaacatCTTTTAAAATAGACTCATTTTTCAGTGATAAATGTAATGTCAATGGGATGTGGATTAGGAAATCTACTTCATGCGAGCAACGGGCCATa ccATCCTTTATGAAAACAACTGAATCGTTACATTTGAATGATACGCATGATGCGGGTGATTTGATGAATAAAAAAGTAATACAAGTcgcaataaaaaataatacattgaAGAAAACTTTAAAGGGGAATATTCATACaaatgttgataaattaatctGTTCAATTTATGAAGCAGGAATTATTACTCCAAATGAATG GAATTATACTAAGGAATTTAATAGTGCCGTTAAGACGCTACcagaaaattttgatagaCATGAAATATACAATACATGTCCGGTAAAACTTTTTATAGAAAAATCTGAAGATTTTAGATGTTCTAAAGTTGTAAAGCCTTggattaatttttttaaaaagtTTGGAACTCACATAATAACTTCAATTTTAGTTG gCGGacaaatgttaaatatggAATTGTATTCCGATATGACAGATAAAATTGTCGGTAAAAATTTAGAGAATGGTGACTCTAAGTCCGCAAATAAAAGTAATTATAAGAATTTGGTTTCGACAAAAAAATCCATTTTTGATCAATGGTCTATTGGCGGTGTACCTAAAGGTAAATTATTCTTGGGAAATTCTGCAAATATGAAAGGAGAATATTCAAACTGGGCAAAATCTGTGTATGAAAACCCAATGCCAATCCATTGTGGATTGGAggaaatatttgcaatcTCCGATGAAAAAGCTTTTAAAAAACTTCTAAAGCCTTACAGAAATGCAATTAAATACTATTACGAACTGCTTGGACCTCCTAACAAAGTAGGCAATATGTCAATGGGTGTATTTAACTCCCTAAACAAACTGGTAATAACGGTTCTAATTCATAAGTTAAGTGGAATGAGCATGATAATACAACATGGAAAATACCCATTTTCCCATTGTAAGGATAATGAAGAGGTAGTAGCTGGGTTTTCGTTgcaaattgttgatgatAAAATGGAATTCGAACAATGTGAATCGGGAAg AGATGGATGCATGGGAAAGGGTGAAGCTGAATCTTCATTTACGTTCATATTATGTTCTAAAGAGCCTAATGAATTAATCACATCAATAGCATATAATGATCAAGAG GTAAATTGCCCTGATAATTACATTATAGCATTAGGATATACTGAGTCTATTAGACACGTTAAGGGGGAGAATTCAGTATCTAGA TGTAATAGAGGTGATAGAAACTGTGGCAGCAAAGGTAAAAACACCTGGGTAATGTGTGTACATGAAAGCGTGCCTGGAATTAtg aattttaaaagtgaaaattttacGGAGCTCGACAGACTTATTAGAATCTTCAAATGA